The Nevskiales bacterium genome includes the window CACCCAGGCGCTGCTGCAGCTGCCCTTCGGTCTGGCCTCGGACCGCCTGGGGCGCAAGCCCGTGATCGTGGCGGGCCTGCTGATTTTTGCCGCCGGCAGCGTGCTGGCGGCCCTGGCCGACGACATCCTCTGGGTGATCGCGGGTCGCGCCCTGCAGGGCGCGGGCGCGGTCGGCGCCGTGATCAATGCCCTGCTCGCCGACCTGACCCGTGAGACGGTGCGCACGGCGGCCATGGCGGTGCTCGGCATCGGCATCGGCGCCTGCTTCCTGCTGGCCATGGTGCTGGGGCCAGTGCTGCATGCCTGGATTTCCGTGCCTGGAATATTCTGGCTGACGGCCGCGCTGGGGCTGCTGTGCATCGTGGTGCTGCTGACCTGGGTACCGCAGGCGCCGCCGCTCACGCTGTCGGACGAGCCGCATTCCTGGCGCGAACTGCTGCGCGTATTGTCGAGTGCCGAACTCCTGCGGCTGGATGGCGGTATCTTCGTACTACACGCCATCCTGACCAGCCTGTTCGTGGCGATGCCACTGGCCTTGCGCGACGCCGGCCTGGCCGGGCCCCAGCACTGGCAGGTCTACCTGCCGGTGATGCTGCTGTCGATCCTGCTGCTGCTGCCGCTGTTGCAATACAGCGGCCGCGAGGGTGGGTTGAAGCCGGCGTTCCTGGGTTGTGTGTCGCTGCTGGCCATGGCGCTCATGGGGCTTGCCCTGACACCTCACCAGATCGGGCTGCTGGCCGTGCTCCTACTGTTGTTCTTCGCCGGCTTCAACCTGCTCGAGGCCTCGCTGCCTTCGCTGGTGTCGCGCTGTGCCCCGGCCGGACACCGTGGCGCGGCGCTGGGGGTGTATTCCAGCCTGCAGTTCCTCGGCACCTTCTGCGGCGGCGCACTGGGCGGCTTTGTGCTGGGCAAGGCCGGCACCACGGGTGTGTTCCTGTTCGCCGCCGGGTTGGCGCTGGTCTGGCTGGTCTTCGCTGCCGGTATGCAGGTGCCGCAGGCCGAGCGTGAAATCCGCCTATAATGCCGGGGCAGTTTTCATCACCGGTCGGGCAGGGAGCCGGGCCGTCCGCGACAACCTGGAGGAGGAAGCCACCATGGCGAGAGGCGTGAACAAGGTCATCCTGATCGGTAATCTCGGCAGGGATCCCGAGGTCAAATATATGCCGAGCGGCTCGGCGGTCTGCAATGTCACGCTGGCTACCTCCGAGAGCTGGAAGGACAAAGAGTCGGGGGAGAAGAAGGACCGCACCGAATGGCACAACGTGGTGTTCTTCGGCAAGCTCGCCGAGATCGCCGGCGAATACCTGAAGAAGGGCAGCCAGG containing:
- a CDS encoding MFS transporter; the protein is MNPQERRATLGLSLIFALRMLGLFMILPVFALYAGELDGVTPLTLGLALGIYGLTQALLQLPFGLASDRLGRKPVIVAGLLIFAAGSVLAALADDILWVIAGRALQGAGAVGAVINALLADLTRETVRTAAMAVLGIGIGACFLLAMVLGPVLHAWISVPGIFWLTAALGLLCIVVLLTWVPQAPPLTLSDEPHSWRELLRVLSSAELLRLDGGIFVLHAILTSLFVAMPLALRDAGLAGPQHWQVYLPVMLLSILLLLPLLQYSGREGGLKPAFLGCVSLLAMALMGLALTPHQIGLLAVLLLLFFAGFNLLEASLPSLVSRCAPAGHRGAALGVYSSLQFLGTFCGGALGGFVLGKAGTTGVFLFAAGLALVWLVFAAGMQVPQAEREIRL